From the Stigmatella erecta genome, one window contains:
- a CDS encoding PspA/IM30 family protein, whose translation MLFGFWRKKDKKKPVDPLAAFDQLIEDLERQGAEVRKSAATLLALKGELSRSLERYTRQREDILQRLAAVEARGDGKGAQVFRRDQAQTEALLRSTREALDRAELDSRLLLEAATGIGARATELRIERQSASARLTAGSLVTSAMREQVDRIEKVLAVDAARDEVERAHALAEIYREEQGEGPEAE comes from the coding sequence ATGCTCTTCGGGTTCTGGCGCAAGAAGGACAAGAAGAAGCCCGTGGATCCGCTCGCGGCCTTCGATCAGCTCATCGAGGACCTGGAGCGCCAGGGCGCGGAGGTCCGCAAGTCGGCGGCCACGTTGCTGGCGCTCAAGGGCGAGCTGTCCCGTTCCCTGGAGCGCTACACCCGGCAGCGGGAGGACATCCTCCAGCGGCTCGCGGCGGTGGAGGCCCGGGGCGATGGCAAGGGCGCCCAGGTGTTCCGAAGGGACCAGGCGCAGACCGAGGCCTTGCTGCGCTCCACCCGGGAGGCCCTGGACCGCGCGGAGCTGGATTCCCGCCTGTTGCTGGAGGCCGCCACCGGCATCGGCGCGCGTGCCACCGAGCTGCGCATCGAGCGTCAGAGCGCCTCGGCCCGGCTCACCGCGGGCTCCCTGGTCACCAGCGCCATGCGCGAGCAGGTGGATCGCATCGAGAAGGTGCTCGCGGTGGATGCGGCCCGGGACGAGGTGGAGCGCGCCCACGCGCTCGCGGAGATCTACCGCGAGGAGCAGGGCGAGGGGCCGGAGGCGGAGTAG
- a CDS encoding AAA family ATPase: protein MTQPSTSHPQAAQAFRRFFGELRETYLERETLFTQLELALLCKEHVLVVGPPGTAKSAIASAVLGRILDEKTGGPSLFAKQIAESTVQTDLIGPVDFKVLTETGRTEYITDDGMLGATHAFLDEVFDGRDMLLRSILNVLHERELKHGRRVTSGRIECAIMTSNRYLSEVLARSPELLLAFADRLSFISFVPKSFAQRASRAAMLHRFAHGIRPDLRAGLSLQQLDVLQEAVGRVQVSSQLLEGIELLADELERALMAQVSKLPDYVPTKYFSQRSVVKALWALKAAVVRDQIYRHPDRPLEATLDDLDALRWFFLLGGPPAADVETLLKVAVDPRERAQLEIVRVEQVAFDEALAKVRSELVSGVEREAATLNAAEDVAATEALARSFQAGMAATIAQRLRAKLVPGPRHEQNRQALLVAARALVAGMERRLARGLASPQAQGSQDGRGGLQLITAFRDTLELCRSVPELRPHLAPMCGATARLLEQMLEMIVSSAEGVEFEDGLKIEGLVGLADNLEEEISQASELSALLSEEAPDAMARLRTAEAEARLRVGTALRRRAVSAFQSPRAGKREPFETLTADSRRLTQLEHSLRELEPSLPGLKQELLLPLGLAYAREVLSSTPFERIEQFARAVQTVVENLRQEGLAPEAILLECRAIIESRITEHARTLSRDVASPAPTPASILSGEAYTFYRSTFSVRVPDGEFAALQGLNHQLTSATPEPAVAFLSAGVLNAVAQAELVFVHTRVKYLRSWLTQLLSALLPELETLKARAEAERTFERLVRSRFPLLALKEGEVVRLRGVLGTLGAMEGELGEAARRLALQLSGIDEDFGRFSKRVLELRSSL, encoded by the coding sequence GTGACCCAACCCTCGACGTCCCATCCTCAGGCCGCGCAGGCCTTCCGCCGCTTCTTCGGGGAGCTGCGCGAGACGTACCTCGAGCGCGAGACGCTCTTCACCCAGCTCGAGCTGGCGCTACTGTGCAAGGAACACGTGCTGGTGGTGGGTCCTCCGGGCACCGCCAAGAGCGCCATCGCCAGTGCCGTGCTGGGGCGCATTCTCGATGAGAAGACCGGCGGCCCGTCCCTCTTCGCCAAGCAGATCGCCGAGTCCACCGTGCAGACGGACCTCATCGGTCCGGTGGACTTCAAGGTCCTCACCGAGACGGGCCGCACGGAGTACATCACCGACGATGGCATGCTGGGCGCCACCCACGCCTTCCTGGACGAGGTGTTCGACGGGCGCGACATGTTGTTGCGCTCCATCCTGAACGTCCTCCACGAGCGTGAGCTCAAGCATGGGCGGCGGGTGACGAGCGGGCGCATCGAGTGCGCCATCATGACGAGCAACCGCTACCTCTCCGAGGTGCTCGCGCGCTCGCCCGAGCTGCTCCTGGCCTTCGCCGACCGGCTCAGCTTCATCTCCTTCGTGCCCAAGTCCTTCGCCCAGCGCGCCAGCCGCGCGGCCATGCTGCACCGCTTCGCCCACGGCATCCGGCCGGACCTCCGGGCAGGGCTCTCGCTGCAACAGCTCGATGTGCTCCAGGAGGCCGTGGGCCGGGTGCAGGTGTCCAGCCAGCTCCTGGAGGGCATCGAGCTGCTGGCGGATGAGCTGGAGCGCGCACTGATGGCGCAGGTGTCCAAGCTGCCCGATTACGTGCCCACCAAGTATTTCTCCCAGCGCTCGGTGGTGAAGGCGCTGTGGGCGCTCAAGGCCGCGGTGGTGAGGGATCAGATCTACCGGCACCCGGACCGGCCGCTGGAGGCGACCCTCGACGATCTGGACGCGCTCCGGTGGTTCTTCCTGCTGGGCGGGCCTCCCGCAGCCGATGTCGAGACGCTCCTCAAGGTGGCGGTGGATCCCCGGGAGCGGGCCCAGCTCGAGATCGTCCGGGTGGAGCAGGTGGCCTTCGACGAGGCGCTCGCCAAGGTGCGCAGCGAGCTCGTCTCCGGCGTGGAGCGCGAGGCGGCCACGCTGAATGCCGCGGAGGACGTGGCGGCCACCGAGGCGCTCGCGCGGTCCTTCCAGGCGGGCATGGCCGCCACGATTGCCCAGCGGCTGCGCGCGAAGCTCGTTCCCGGGCCGCGGCACGAGCAGAACAGGCAGGCCCTGCTGGTGGCGGCCCGCGCCCTGGTGGCGGGGATGGAGCGGCGGCTGGCCCGGGGGCTGGCCAGTCCTCAGGCGCAGGGGTCCCAGGATGGGCGCGGCGGGCTCCAGCTCATCACGGCCTTCCGGGACACCCTGGAGCTGTGCCGGTCCGTTCCCGAGCTTCGCCCGCATCTGGCCCCCATGTGTGGGGCCACCGCGCGGCTGCTGGAGCAGATGCTCGAGATGATTGTCTCCTCGGCCGAGGGGGTGGAGTTCGAGGACGGCCTCAAGATCGAGGGGCTGGTGGGGCTCGCCGATAATCTGGAGGAGGAGATCTCCCAGGCCTCCGAGCTGTCGGCCCTGCTGTCCGAGGAGGCCCCCGACGCGATGGCGCGGCTCCGGACCGCCGAGGCCGAGGCGCGCCTTCGGGTGGGCACGGCGCTGCGGCGGCGGGCCGTGAGTGCCTTCCAGTCTCCCCGGGCTGGCAAGCGGGAGCCGTTCGAGACCCTGACCGCGGACTCTCGGCGGCTGACCCAGCTGGAGCACTCCCTGCGCGAGCTGGAGCCCTCCCTGCCGGGCCTGAAGCAGGAGCTGCTCCTCCCACTGGGGCTGGCCTATGCCCGGGAGGTCCTGTCCTCCACGCCGTTCGAGCGCATCGAGCAGTTCGCCCGGGCGGTCCAGACCGTGGTGGAGAACCTGCGGCAGGAGGGGCTCGCGCCCGAGGCCATCCTGCTCGAATGCCGGGCGATCATCGAATCCCGTATCACCGAGCACGCTCGCACGCTGTCCCGGGACGTCGCCAGCCCCGCCCCCACGCCCGCCTCCATTCTCTCGGGAGAGGCCTACACCTTCTACCGGAGCACCTTCTCGGTCCGCGTGCCCGATGGCGAGTTCGCCGCGCTTCAGGGGCTCAACCACCAGCTCACCTCCGCCACGCCCGAGCCCGCGGTGGCCTTCCTCTCCGCCGGAGTCCTAAACGCCGTGGCACAGGCCGAGCTGGTCTTCGTTCACACGCGCGTCAAGTATCTGAGGAGCTGGCTGACCCAGTTGCTCTCCGCGCTGTTGCCCGAGCTGGAAACGCTCAAGGCCCGGGCCGAGGCGGAGCGCACGTTCGAGCGGCTCGTGAGGAGCCGGTTCCCCCTGCTGGCCCTCAAGGAAGGCGAGGTGGTCCGGCTGCGGGGCGTGCTCGGAACCCTGGGCGCCATGGAGGGCGAGCTGGGGGAGGCGGCGCGCCGGCTCGCCCTGCAGCTGAGCGGCATCGACGAGGATTTTGGACGCTTCAGCAAGCGGGTGCTGGAGCTGCGCTCCTCGCTGTGA
- a CDS encoding SAM-dependent methyltransferase, whose product MSPAGSFPLNYPGDARRAFGSDELTRRFARVAQLEPGSRVLVLGGGPVNAAVLLARDLGCSVVAADTEEALLVPVRERVRALSLGDRVEVRRIDLGQPGFPDGEFDAVLIQGRVFSPLAHSLRSLRRVLSLRGRLGMTFPSRVGRFLPRASMEFWEKRLGAPLLLPRELLLAMESEGYEPESVETLPEAELDGLYQDVESHLEGVPEAEVQVLRQEISLHREQHGKPGVSFSFFIGRRKEPGEKPPASRDRG is encoded by the coding sequence ATGAGTCCGGCCGGGTCTTTCCCGCTCAACTATCCAGGTGACGCTCGGCGCGCCTTCGGCTCCGATGAGCTGACCCGCCGCTTCGCCCGGGTGGCGCAGCTGGAGCCGGGCTCCCGCGTGCTCGTGCTCGGCGGAGGCCCCGTCAACGCGGCGGTCCTGCTGGCACGGGACCTGGGCTGCTCGGTGGTGGCGGCCGACACGGAAGAGGCCCTGCTCGTCCCGGTGCGGGAGCGGGTGAGGGCGCTGAGCCTGGGGGACCGGGTGGAGGTCCGCCGGATCGACCTGGGCCAGCCCGGGTTTCCCGACGGCGAGTTCGACGCGGTGCTGATTCAGGGCCGCGTCTTCTCCCCGCTGGCGCATTCCCTGCGCTCGCTTCGCCGGGTGCTGTCCCTCCGGGGCCGCCTCGGGATGACCTTCCCGTCCCGGGTGGGGCGCTTCCTGCCCCGGGCGTCGATGGAGTTCTGGGAGAAGCGGCTGGGCGCGCCGCTGCTGCTGCCCCGTGAGCTGCTGCTCGCCATGGAGTCCGAGGGCTACGAGCCCGAGTCGGTGGAGACGCTGCCCGAGGCGGAGCTGGATGGCCTCTACCAGGACGTCGAGTCCCACCTGGAGGGGGTGCCCGAGGCCGAGGTTCAGGTGCTGCGGCAGGAGATCTCCCTGCACCGCGAGCAGCACGGCAAGCCCGGGGTGAGCTTCTCGTTCTTCATCGGCCGCCGCAAAGAGCCGGGGGAGAAGCCGCCCGCGTCCCGGGACCGCGGCTAG
- a CDS encoding HP0495 family protein, translating to MKKDGAQDPSAGGDEKKDLIEYPSVYAFKVMGMQEHGFAEYVRQLFSRLMGTEISPDSLSAQPSSKGKYVSVTVSVYLLSEEHRRAIYAQLHQEKRIVYYL from the coding sequence ATGAAGAAGGATGGCGCCCAGGACCCCTCCGCCGGAGGGGACGAGAAGAAGGACCTCATCGAGTACCCCTCCGTCTACGCCTTCAAGGTGATGGGGATGCAGGAGCACGGCTTCGCCGAGTACGTGCGGCAGCTCTTCTCCCGGCTGATGGGAACGGAGATTTCACCGGACTCCCTGAGCGCGCAGCCCAGCAGCAAGGGCAAGTACGTGTCGGTCACCGTGTCGGTGTACCTGCTGTCCGAGGAGCACCGCCGGGCGATCTACGCCCAGCTCCATCAGGAGAAGCGGATCGTTTATTACCTGTGA
- a CDS encoding diacylglycerol/lipid kinase family protein, which produces MLVQPLRSPELHQLPTSPSATPRVAVLLNANARKVDARVVKALSHVVPEEDLFLSRSPLDARRIAQEVLERGYPMVFTGGGDGTFMGFVNEIIRQTEARGRFAGQPLPRFGVLKLGTGNGIASFVNASSTRGDGILHDVVRARSGDVSGSRRMDLLMVDGQRAPFAGLGVDGKLLNDYIWVKENLGKGFFKKMMTGSGGYFSAVAFKTVPHYMVNSTSVECEIRNGQAGEAYRLGADGSPVGPPLGAGEVLFRGNLMMAAAATMPFYGYGFRMFPFANHRRGMMHLRLGQVSTASILAHLPKMWAGRWFPEGIHDFHAKEVTIRFAKPMPFQVGGDAAGYRESLTLSVAPESIDLVDFHGEMN; this is translated from the coding sequence ATGCTGGTACAGCCCCTTCGCTCGCCGGAACTCCACCAGCTCCCGACGAGCCCCAGTGCCACACCGCGGGTGGCCGTGCTGCTCAACGCCAACGCCCGGAAGGTCGACGCACGGGTTGTGAAGGCGCTTTCGCATGTCGTTCCGGAAGAGGACCTGTTCCTGTCGCGCTCGCCCCTGGACGCCCGGCGGATTGCTCAGGAAGTACTCGAGCGGGGCTACCCCATGGTCTTCACCGGCGGTGGAGACGGCACCTTCATGGGCTTCGTGAACGAGATCATCCGTCAGACGGAGGCCCGGGGCCGGTTCGCCGGGCAGCCCCTGCCGCGCTTCGGCGTGCTGAAGCTGGGCACCGGCAATGGCATCGCCTCGTTCGTCAACGCCTCCAGCACCCGGGGCGACGGCATCCTCCACGACGTGGTGCGGGCCCGCTCGGGGGATGTGTCCGGCTCCCGGCGCATGGATCTGCTGATGGTGGATGGCCAGCGCGCCCCGTTCGCCGGCCTGGGCGTGGATGGCAAGCTGCTCAACGACTACATCTGGGTGAAGGAGAACCTAGGCAAGGGCTTCTTCAAGAAGATGATGACGGGCAGCGGGGGTTACTTCTCCGCCGTGGCCTTCAAGACGGTGCCGCACTACATGGTGAACTCCACCTCGGTGGAGTGTGAGATTCGCAATGGCCAGGCGGGCGAGGCCTACCGGCTGGGAGCCGATGGCAGCCCCGTGGGCCCGCCGCTGGGCGCGGGCGAGGTGCTCTTCCGGGGCAACCTGATGATGGCCGCCGCGGCCACGATGCCCTTCTACGGCTACGGCTTCCGGATGTTCCCGTTCGCCAACCACCGCCGCGGGATGATGCACCTGCGGCTGGGCCAGGTGAGCACGGCGAGCATCCTCGCCCACCTGCCCAAGATGTGGGCGGGCCGCTGGTTCCCCGAGGGCATCCACGACTTCCACGCCAAGGAAGTGACGATCCGCTTCGCCAAGCCCATGCCCTTCCAGGTGGGCGGCGACGCGGCGGGCTATCGCGAGAGCTTGACCCTCTCCGTGGCCCCCGAGTCCATCGACCTGGTGGACTTCCACGGCGAGATGAACTGA
- a CDS encoding PhoH family protein: MPKNFILDTNVLLHDPRSIYGFRDNNVIIPIYVIEEIDQFKRDLSELGRNARQVARYLDAFRSEGSLKEGVPLPHGGFLRVGFAETELPPPLADGSLMDNRILAVAIDLMKREPDTQAVFITKDTNLRIRADALGLIAEDYDTERVEITELYTGFTELLVPRELVDQMYKPGAEVEVPGQDKLFPNQCLLLKDETNPSHTAMGRFNATKGKVVPLLRNIKDGIWGVRPRNMEQSFVLDLLLNDDIKLVTVVGKAGTGKTLMAIAAGLNKVTEENLYQKLLVSRPIFPLGRDIGYLPGSVEEKLNPWMQPIFDNVEFLMNLSRADKKAGRGYHELIDLGLMEIEPLTYIRGRSIPSQFIIVDEAQNLTPHEVKTIVTRVGDHTKIVLTGDPFQIDNPYVDATNNGLVHVVNRFKNEKIAGHITMAKGERSALAELAANLL, translated from the coding sequence ATGCCCAAGAACTTCATCCTCGACACGAACGTCCTGCTCCATGATCCGCGCAGCATCTACGGTTTCAGGGACAACAACGTCATCATCCCGATCTACGTCATTGAGGAGATCGATCAGTTCAAGAGGGATCTCTCCGAGCTGGGCAGGAATGCGCGCCAGGTCGCCCGTTACCTGGACGCCTTCCGGTCGGAGGGCTCGCTGAAGGAAGGGGTGCCCCTGCCGCACGGCGGGTTCCTCCGGGTGGGGTTCGCGGAGACCGAGTTGCCGCCGCCGCTGGCGGACGGCAGCTTGATGGATAACCGCATCCTCGCGGTGGCCATCGACCTGATGAAGCGCGAGCCGGATACCCAGGCCGTCTTCATCACCAAGGACACGAACCTGCGCATCCGCGCGGACGCGCTGGGCCTCATCGCCGAGGACTACGACACCGAGCGCGTCGAGATCACCGAGCTGTACACCGGCTTCACCGAGCTGCTCGTGCCGCGGGAGCTGGTGGATCAGATGTACAAGCCCGGCGCCGAGGTGGAGGTTCCGGGGCAGGACAAGCTCTTCCCCAACCAGTGCCTGCTGCTCAAGGACGAGACCAACCCGTCCCACACGGCCATGGGGCGCTTCAACGCCACCAAGGGCAAGGTGGTGCCGCTCTTGCGCAACATCAAGGACGGCATCTGGGGGGTGCGGCCGCGCAACATGGAGCAGTCCTTCGTGCTGGACCTGCTGCTCAACGACGACATCAAGCTGGTGACCGTCGTGGGCAAGGCCGGCACGGGCAAGACGCTGATGGCCATCGCCGCGGGGCTCAACAAGGTGACCGAGGAGAACCTGTACCAGAAGCTGCTGGTCAGCCGGCCCATCTTCCCGCTGGGCCGGGACATCGGGTATCTGCCCGGCAGCGTCGAGGAGAAGCTCAACCCCTGGATGCAGCCCATCTTCGACAACGTGGAGTTCCTGATGAACCTCAGCCGGGCCGACAAGAAGGCCGGCCGGGGGTACCATGAGCTCATCGACCTGGGGTTGATGGAGATCGAACCGCTGACCTATATCCGCGGCCGGAGCATCCCCAGCCAGTTCATCATCGTGGACGAGGCCCAGAACCTCACGCCCCACGAGGTGAAGACCATCGTCACCCGCGTGGGGGACCACACGAAGATCGTCCTCACCGGGGACCCCTTCCAGATCGACAACCCCTACGTGGACGCGACGAACAACGGCCTCGTGCACGTGGTCAACCGCTTCAAGAACGAGAAGATCGCAGGCCACATCACCATGGCCAAGGGTGAGCGCAGCGCCCTGGCCGAGCTCGCGGCGAACCTGCTCTGA
- a CDS encoding vWA domain-containing protein produces MLAPRITEVRLRLDVLQQNAPRPSGMVGWALGLLAPGELDLSLPGLAALDREMDQVGIHTLADAHLLRTLGAHKGRAGKLSEALEARATEALEEFEALLRRVERAHRAGELPPGARTVLERAFVQLARVAKVADVFASAPGAEPPFEIFSRGGYSWEGRPPASARMAIAEFLAQRARGNVEDVLQKRRDLDLAHEMLLRLGADHDRDRGVVLRREVAEARERTRTAPPAASLAELVKQVRVSARREPHQAYRSLKALYERSLEAADVPLAAAARAALVPFLPPQGQMRALVEQAERDELMRWFGASRSVEAEAVARGEPKPGQPSPADDLLTDLAFSLKPEQLAAFELAAGCARYFDVEDALSEEVVQADVRSLQPVPRRVPYPTQRMSFEATSSLHEVHNFILSDPRMIVYDLAASRQLVRAYLEEEPPPKPKRMKRTSVRVYVCDASGSMHGARARFRDAIIIAELNNLRAKARQAQPFDPLYFSFFNDSPTELVRVDTAAGASRQIEKLFRHSPAEGQTDINLALISAFDSIRSAQGRDPYLARATVVLITDGEDRVDQELIRRTRVPMSSLDISLSFISLGEENPDLKALVQEQRARGGRAFYHHLSDAEIQWARTEFDVPWRTLLPHGVPETPEVLEALLPHLDALEALAGKRGPLAAPVAVEASFDALFPEQPSAPARGEAPGPDVVARVGDILAALAEAASLAPADRRATESVQLLQHLLGVYQLTPARYLAALAVGSPPVQDSLARVRLLCRPFG; encoded by the coding sequence ATGCTGGCTCCCCGCATCACGGAGGTACGCCTCCGGCTGGACGTCCTCCAGCAGAACGCCCCACGTCCTTCCGGCATGGTGGGCTGGGCGCTGGGGCTGCTGGCGCCGGGAGAGCTGGATCTGTCGCTCCCCGGGCTGGCCGCGCTGGACCGGGAGATGGACCAGGTCGGCATCCACACGCTGGCGGATGCGCACCTGTTGCGCACGCTCGGGGCCCACAAGGGCCGGGCGGGCAAGCTCTCCGAGGCCCTGGAGGCGCGGGCCACCGAAGCCCTGGAGGAGTTCGAGGCCCTGCTGCGCCGCGTGGAGCGGGCCCACCGCGCGGGAGAGCTTCCCCCGGGGGCGAGGACGGTGCTGGAGCGGGCCTTCGTTCAGCTGGCCCGCGTGGCGAAGGTCGCGGATGTCTTCGCCTCCGCGCCGGGCGCCGAGCCCCCGTTCGAGATCTTCTCCCGTGGGGGTTACTCCTGGGAGGGCCGCCCTCCGGCCAGTGCGCGCATGGCCATCGCGGAGTTCCTCGCGCAGCGGGCGCGGGGCAACGTGGAGGACGTGCTCCAGAAACGCCGTGACCTGGACCTGGCGCACGAGATGCTCCTGCGGCTGGGGGCCGACCACGACCGGGACCGGGGCGTGGTGCTGCGCCGCGAGGTGGCCGAGGCGCGCGAGCGCACCCGCACCGCGCCGCCCGCCGCCTCGCTGGCGGAGCTGGTGAAGCAGGTCCGGGTCAGCGCCCGGCGGGAGCCCCATCAGGCGTACCGCTCCCTCAAGGCGCTGTATGAGCGGTCACTGGAAGCGGCCGATGTGCCCCTGGCCGCCGCCGCCCGCGCCGCCCTGGTCCCGTTTCTGCCCCCTCAGGGGCAGATGCGCGCCCTGGTGGAGCAGGCCGAGCGGGACGAGCTGATGCGCTGGTTCGGAGCGTCCCGCTCGGTGGAGGCGGAGGCGGTGGCGCGGGGGGAGCCGAAGCCGGGGCAGCCCTCGCCCGCGGATGACCTGTTGACGGATCTGGCCTTCTCCCTCAAGCCCGAGCAGCTGGCCGCCTTCGAGCTGGCGGCGGGGTGCGCGCGCTACTTCGACGTGGAGGATGCGCTCTCGGAGGAAGTTGTCCAGGCGGACGTCCGGTCCCTGCAGCCGGTGCCCCGGCGCGTCCCATACCCCACGCAGCGGATGAGCTTCGAGGCCACGAGCAGCCTCCACGAAGTGCACAACTTCATCCTCTCCGACCCGCGGATGATCGTCTACGACCTGGCCGCGAGCCGGCAGCTCGTCCGCGCCTACCTGGAGGAGGAGCCACCCCCGAAGCCCAAGCGCATGAAGCGCACCTCCGTGCGCGTCTATGTCTGCGACGCCTCGGGCTCCATGCACGGCGCCCGGGCGCGCTTCCGCGACGCCATCATCATCGCCGAGCTGAACAACCTGCGCGCCAAGGCCCGCCAGGCACAGCCGTTCGATCCGCTGTACTTCTCCTTCTTCAACGATTCGCCGACCGAGCTGGTCCGGGTGGACACGGCGGCCGGCGCGTCCCGGCAGATCGAGAAGCTCTTTCGCCACTCCCCCGCGGAAGGGCAGACGGACATCAACCTGGCGTTGATCTCCGCGTTCGACTCCATCCGCTCCGCCCAGGGCAGAGACCCTTACCTGGCCCGGGCCACGGTGGTGCTCATCACCGATGGCGAGGACCGGGTGGACCAGGAGCTCATCCGGCGGACCCGGGTGCCCATGAGCTCGCTCGACATCTCGCTGAGCTTCATCTCCCTGGGCGAGGAGAACCCGGACCTGAAGGCCCTCGTGCAGGAGCAGCGCGCGCGGGGAGGCCGCGCCTTCTACCACCACCTCTCCGACGCGGAGATCCAGTGGGCCCGGACCGAGTTCGACGTGCCCTGGCGCACCTTGCTCCCCCACGGGGTTCCCGAGACGCCGGAGGTGCTGGAAGCGCTCCTGCCGCACCTCGATGCGTTGGAGGCCCTGGCGGGCAAGCGGGGCCCTCTCGCAGCCCCGGTGGCGGTGGAGGCCTCCTTCGACGCGCTGTTTCCGGAGCAGCCCTCCGCCCCTGCGCGAGGCGAAGCACCCGGGCCGGACGTGGTGGCCCGGGTGGGGGACATCCTCGCCGCCCTGGCCGAGGCCGCCTCGCTGGCGCCCGCGGACCGCCGCGCCACGGAGAGCGTCCAGCTCCTCCAGCACCTGCTGGGGGTGTACCAGTTGACCCCTGCGCGCTACCTGGCGGCGCTCGCGGTGGGGAGCCCTCCGGTGCAGGACAGTCTGGCCCGGGTCCGCCTTCTCTGCCGGCCATTCGGGTAG
- the dnaK gene encoding molecular chaperone DnaK, giving the protein MGKIIGIDLGTTNSVVAIMEGREPKVIVNEEGSRITPSVVAFTKDGERLVGQVAKRQSITNPERTVYSIKRFMGRRHEETTEEAKLVPYKVARGPHGDARVEIDGKQFSAPEISAQVLLKLKRAAENYLGEKVTEAVITVPAYFNDAQRQATKDAGEIAGLTVRRIVNEPTAAALAYGLDKKKDEKIAVYDFGGGTFDVSILEVGENVVDVLATNGDTHLGGDNIDQRLMDWLITEFKKDTGLDVSKDKMVLQRLKEAAEKAKIELSSAMETEINLPFLTADASGPKHLNVKLTRAKFEAMIDDLIERSLEPCRKCLKDAGVEPKDLNEVVLVGGSTRIPKVKEAVQRLFGKKPNESVNPDEVVAVGAAVQAGVLSGEVKDILLLDVTPLSLGVETLGGVMTKLIERNTTIPTRKSETFSTAADGQTQVEIHVLQGERDMASDNRSLGRFHLTGLPPAPRGLPQIEVTFDIDANGILNVSAKDKATNKEQKVTITHSSGLAKDEVEKMVAQARENEAADKSRRELVELKNQAESQAYAADKMLKENKDKLSADGAKALEEAVAELNKVREGQDKDALKAALEKLQQASYKVAEEMYRATGQAGGGVPPPGAEPSAAPGSQAAPKKDDVVDAEFRQS; this is encoded by the coding sequence GTGGGCAAGATCATCGGAATCGACCTGGGCACCACCAACAGCGTGGTGGCGATCATGGAGGGTCGCGAGCCCAAGGTCATTGTGAATGAGGAGGGTAGCCGGATTACTCCCTCCGTGGTGGCGTTCACCAAGGACGGCGAGCGGCTGGTCGGGCAGGTAGCCAAGCGCCAGTCGATCACCAACCCGGAGCGCACCGTCTATTCGATCAAGCGCTTCATGGGCCGCCGTCACGAGGAGACGACGGAAGAGGCCAAGCTCGTCCCCTATAAGGTGGCCCGTGGGCCCCATGGGGATGCGCGCGTCGAGATCGACGGCAAGCAGTTCAGCGCGCCGGAGATCTCCGCGCAGGTGCTGCTCAAGCTCAAGCGCGCCGCGGAGAACTACCTGGGCGAGAAGGTGACCGAGGCGGTCATCACCGTGCCGGCGTACTTCAACGACGCCCAGCGCCAGGCGACCAAGGACGCGGGCGAGATCGCCGGCCTCACGGTGCGCCGCATCGTGAACGAGCCGACGGCCGCCGCGCTGGCCTACGGCCTGGACAAGAAGAAGGACGAGAAGATCGCCGTCTACGACTTCGGCGGCGGCACCTTCGACGTGTCCATCTTGGAGGTGGGTGAGAACGTCGTGGACGTGCTCGCCACCAACGGCGACACGCACCTGGGTGGCGACAACATCGACCAGCGGCTCATGGACTGGCTGATCACCGAGTTCAAGAAGGACACGGGGCTCGATGTCAGCAAGGACAAGATGGTGCTCCAGCGCCTGAAGGAGGCGGCGGAGAAGGCCAAGATCGAGCTGTCCAGCGCCATGGAGACGGAGATCAACCTCCCGTTCCTCACGGCGGATGCCTCGGGCCCCAAGCACCTCAACGTCAAGCTGACGCGCGCGAAGTTCGAGGCGATGATCGATGACCTCATCGAGCGCTCGCTGGAGCCGTGCCGCAAGTGCCTCAAGGACGCGGGCGTGGAGCCCAAGGACCTGAACGAAGTGGTGCTCGTCGGCGGCTCGACGCGCATCCCCAAGGTCAAGGAGGCCGTGCAGCGGCTGTTCGGCAAGAAGCCGAACGAGAGCGTGAACCCGGACGAGGTGGTGGCCGTGGGCGCCGCCGTGCAGGCCGGTGTGCTCTCCGGCGAGGTGAAGGACATCCTCCTGCTCGACGTCACCCCGCTGTCGCTGGGCGTGGAGACGCTGGGTGGCGTGATGACCAAGCTCATCGAGCGCAATACCACCATCCCCACCCGCAAGTCGGAGACCTTCTCCACGGCCGCGGACGGGCAGACGCAGGTGGAGATCCACGTGCTGCAGGGTGAGCGCGACATGGCCAGCGACAACCGCAGCCTTGGCCGCTTCCACCTGACGGGCCTGCCGCCCGCGCCGCGCGGCCTGCCGCAGATCGAGGTGACGTTCGACATCGACGCCAACGGCATCCTCAACGTCAGCGCCAAGGACAAGGCCACCAACAAGGAGCAGAAGGTCACCATCACCCACTCCTCGGGCCTCGCGAAGGACGAGGTGGAGAAGATGGTGGCGCAGGCCCGCGAGAACGAGGCGGCCGACAAGTCCCGCCGCGAGCTGGTGGAGCTGAAGAACCAGGCCGAGAGCCAGGCCTACGCCGCGGACAAGATGCTCAAGGAGAACAAGGACAAGCTCTCCGCGGATGGGGCCAAGGCGCTCGAAGAGGCCGTCGCCGAGCTCAACAAGGTCCGCGAGGGCCAGGACAAGGACGCCCTCAAGGCCGCGCTCGAGAAGCTCCAGCAGGCCAGCTACAAGGTCGCCGAGGAGATGTACCGCGCCACGGGCCAGGCCGGTGGTGGGGTGCCGCCCCCGGGCGCGGAGCCTTCCGCGGCGCCGGGCAGCCAGGCGGCTCCGAAGAAGGACGACGTGGTGGACGCCGAATTCCGCCAGTCGTGA